A segment of the Streptomyces sp. NBC_01235 genome:
GAGCCCGACCATGACCGCGCTGCGGGCCGGCTGGTCCAGCGGACTGATCGAACTGCGGCAGTCCCTCACCAATGCCGGGGACCTCCTCAACCATTTCCTGTGGCCGGTGCTGATGCTGCTCGTCACCTACTTCGTGCGGGACGTCTCCTTCGGTGACACCGGCTTCGACCTCGGCACGCTCGTCCTCCCGAGCATTCTCGGCATGAACTCCGCGATGGCCATGATCACCATGAGCCAGCTGCTGACGATGGAACGCGAGGACGGCACGCTGCTGCGTGCGAAGGCCACGCCGAACGGGGTGGCCGGCTACCTCACCGGCAAGATCGTCTTCGTCACGCTCGGGCTGATCGTCGACCTTGCGATCTTCCTGATCCCGGGCCTGCTGATCGTCCCCGGACTCTCGGTCGGCAGCCCGGATGCCTGGCTGACCCTGCTGTGGGTGCTGGCTCTGGGCCTGATCGCCACCCTGCCGATCGGGGCGGTGCTGGGCTCGGCGTTCACCAGCACGCGCAGCCAGGGGCTGATCATGATGCCGATGATGGCCATGATTGCCGGCTCGGGCATCTTCTACCCGGTCACCTCGATGCCGGACTGGGTGCAGGTGATCGCCCAGTTCTTCCCGGTCTACTGGCTCGGCCTCGGCATGCGCTCGGCGCTGCTGCCGGACAGTGCGGTGGCCGTCGAGATCGGTGAGTCCTGGCGGCATCTGGAGACCGTGGCCGTGCTCGGCGCCTGGGCCGTGATCGGCCTGGCAGTCGCCCCGTTCATACTGCGCCGTATGGCCCGCCGCGAGTCGGGGTCCACGGTTGCGGAGCGGCGCGAGAAGGCGCTCCAGCGGGTCGGCTGAGTGACCGGCCCTGTCGGGGATCTCGGTGGTGAGGTCGACCAGTGCCTGCTCGGCCTGCGCTGTGGGCGGATGACCTGCCGCTGTTCCCCGACAGGGTCTTGAGCGCGCGAGCGGACTCATTCCGCCTTGGATCGTCCGGCCCTCCCCGTCGGCGTGCGCCCGGCTGATCCTGATGCTGCCCTGCTCGGTGCGGATGCGGCCGACTCCGCGCACCCTTCACTGTTTGTCTCAGCGCGGTCGCTTACGACGATCCGGACATGGCCGATCATCAGGTTGAGGACCACGCGGACAGGTGCGGGTGTCTCGAACGTCGGCATGGCGGACCCGCTCCTGCGACAACAGGGTCCCTCGGCAGCTCGGTCGGTTCGTACCCCGAGCTGCCGAGGGACCCTGGCTTCATAGGCCGGCGGCGCCGCGTCACCCGATGGAGATGGCCTCGGCGGGGCACAGACCGGCGGCGTCGTGAGCGGCCTCCGAGTCCGGGGCGGTGCGCGGCAGCCGAGTGCGCAGCAGCAGGACGAGGCCGTCCTCACTGTCCTGGTCGAACACTTCGGGTGCGGTCAGGGTGCACATCCCGGCACCTATGCAGAGCTCCCGGTCGGTTCGGATCTGTATCTCCGTCTCCCCGTCGGATCCACGAAGTTCACGATCCTCGAGGCCCGCGGGGTCTTCCGTGGCCATCGGATCAGGCCTCGTCCCAGGTCACCGGGAGGCTGTGCAGCCCGTGGATGTTCGGGTTGGGCCGGTGCGGAACGTCGCCGACAGGTACGGCCAGGCGCAGGGTGGGGAAGCGAGTGAGCAGAGCAGGCAGCGCCACCTGCATCTCAACGCGGGCCAGCTGCTGTCCCAGACACTGGTGGATGCCGTGACCGAAGCCCAGCTGGCCGGTGGCCTTGCGGCGCAGGTCGAGGGTGTCCGGGTCGGGGAAGCGCAGCGGATCGCGGTTGGCGGCCTCGGTGGATATGGTGACGGAATCTCCGGCCTTGATGAGCTTGCCGTTCAGTTCGACGTCCTCCAGGGCCGCCTTGACGGTGGTGTGCGCAATGGTCAGATAGCGCATCAGCTCCTCCACGGCCAGCGGGGCGAGGTCCGGGTCCCCGCGCAGGGCGGCGAGCTGCTCCGGATGGCTGAGCAGAGCGAACGTACCGAGGGAGAGCATGTTCGCCACGGTTTCCAGGCCGGCGGCGAGCAGGAGGACGCTGACTCCGGTGAGTTCCTCCTCCGTGAGGTCGGAAGCCGTGATGTCGCCGAGCAGGTCGTCGGTGGGGTGGGCGCGCTTGGAGGAGACCAGTTCGGCCATGTACGCCTCGAACGCGACGGTCGCTTCCTCCTGCGCCTG
Coding sequences within it:
- a CDS encoding cytochrome P450, whose translation is MQNEPMTCPAGHTSAASEGETELREPVVLPMGRAASDPFDPPAGLDKLRDQDPLVRMRYPDGHIGWLATGYATVRSIFADQRFSARHELVHYPLADVGQLPPAPVGDMTGLDAPEHTRFRKLLISKFTVRRMRELTERVEEITTECLDAMERKGGPVDLVEAFAQPIPSLMICELLGVPSADRDRFQQWAKMMTSELSDQQAQEEATVAFEAYMAELVSSKRAHPTDDLLGDITASDLTEEELTGVSVLLLAAGLETVANMLSLGTFALLSHPEQLAALRGDPDLAPLAVEELMRYLTIAHTTVKAALEDVELNGKLIKAGDSVTISTEAANRDPLRFPDPDTLDLRRKATGQLGFGHGIHQCLGQQLARVEMQVALPALLTRFPTLRLAVPVGDVPHRPNPNIHGLHSLPVTWDEA
- a CDS encoding ferredoxin, producing MATEDPAGLEDRELRGSDGETEIQIRTDRELCIGAGMCTLTAPEVFDQDSEDGLVLLLRTRLPRTAPDSEAAHDAAGLCPAEAISIG
- a CDS encoding ABC transporter permease, coding for MSPTMTALRAGWSSGLIELRQSLTNAGDLLNHFLWPVLMLLVTYFVRDVSFGDTGFDLGTLVLPSILGMNSAMAMITMSQLLTMEREDGTLLRAKATPNGVAGYLTGKIVFVTLGLIVDLAIFLIPGLLIVPGLSVGSPDAWLTLLWVLALGLIATLPIGAVLGSAFTSTRSQGLIMMPMMAMIAGSGIFYPVTSMPDWVQVIAQFFPVYWLGLGMRSALLPDSAVAVEIGESWRHLETVAVLGAWAVIGLAVAPFILRRMARRESGSTVAERREKALQRVG